One part of the Janthinobacterium sp. 17J80-10 genome encodes these proteins:
- the rplM gene encoding 50S ribosomal protein L13: MKTFSAKGHEVQRDWFVVDATDKVLGRVASEVALRLRGKHKPEFTPHVDTGDFIVVINAGKLRVTGTKALNKKYYRHSGYPGGIYETNFEKMQARFPGRALEKAVKGMLPKGPLGYAMIKKLKVYAEASHPHAAQQPQALEL, encoded by the coding sequence ATGAAAACCTTTTCCGCAAAAGGCCACGAGGTCCAGCGCGACTGGTTCGTGGTTGACGCGACGGACAAAGTCCTCGGACGTGTTGCCAGCGAAGTGGCACTCCGACTGCGCGGCAAGCACAAACCCGAATTTACTCCGCACGTCGACACGGGCGATTTCATCGTCGTGATCAATGCAGGCAAACTGCGTGTCACCGGCACCAAAGCCCTGAACAAGAAGTACTACCGTCACTCGGGTTACCCGGGCGGTATCTACGAAACCAATTTCGAGAAAATGCAAGCGCGTTTTCCCGGTCGCGCGCTGGAGAAGGCTGTCAAGGGCATGCTGCCCAAGGGCCCGCTCGGCTACGCGATGATCAAGAAGCTCAAAGTGTATGCGGAAGCATCGCACCCGCACGCTGCCCAGCAACCCCAAGCACTCGAACTGTAA
- the rpsI gene encoding 30S ribosomal protein S9, giving the protein MIGNYNYGTGRRKSAVARVFIKAGSGKITVNGKPASEYFSRETGLMVIRQPLELTSNLETFDIMVNVHGGGESGQSGAVRHGITRALIDYDATLKPELSKAGFVTRDAREVERKKVGLRKARRAKQFSKR; this is encoded by the coding sequence ATGATCGGTAACTACAACTACGGAACCGGCCGTCGCAAGAGTGCAGTGGCTCGCGTCTTCATCAAGGCAGGCAGCGGCAAGATCACTGTCAACGGCAAACCCGCTTCCGAATACTTTTCGCGCGAAACCGGCCTGATGGTCATCCGCCAGCCGCTGGAATTGACCAGCAACCTGGAAACGTTCGACATCATGGTCAACGTCCATGGCGGCGGCGAATCCGGCCAGTCGGGTGCTGTGCGTCACGGCATCACCCGCGCCCTGATCGATTACGACGCCACGCTGAAACCGGAACTGTCGAAAGCAGGCTTCGTTACCCGCGATGCACGTGAAGTCGAGCGTAAGAAAGTCGGTCTGCGCAAGGCACGTCGCGCAAAGCAATTCTCCAAGCGTTAA
- a CDS encoding DUF3025 domain-containing protein, whose amino-acid sequence MAASFLQGIDWRQPWLAPLLPAAQPILAAPDWRAALDNAAREAGLVNHRGLPIHFVPQAELPPGVAYEAFISAEGAVPTRENLHDFFNALVWLTFPTIKKQLNALQAAEIARRSACAGADGSPEGTRGKLRDAATIFDENAALLLCADPDWATALRAHRWRDALLDQRGAVGRSVQIFLFGHAIMEKLVTPYKAITAHTWGVPVQPAFFTLSAPQQRAWIDEAVTRQLQGGFATGDFTPLPVLGVPGWWAGQDEAFYADAQVFRPPRRAA is encoded by the coding sequence ATGGCGGCATCTTTCCTGCAGGGTATCGACTGGCGCCAGCCCTGGCTCGCGCCGCTGCTGCCGGCGGCGCAACCGATCCTGGCGGCGCCAGACTGGCGTGCGGCGCTCGACAATGCTGCGCGTGAGGCCGGGCTGGTCAATCACCGTGGCTTGCCGATCCATTTTGTGCCGCAAGCCGAACTGCCTCCCGGCGTGGCCTATGAAGCCTTCATCAGTGCAGAGGGCGCCGTGCCGACGCGCGAGAACCTGCATGATTTTTTCAATGCGCTGGTCTGGCTGACATTCCCCACTATCAAGAAACAATTGAATGCATTGCAGGCAGCCGAAATTGCCCGCCGGTCGGCTTGCGCTGGCGCCGATGGCAGTCCGGAGGGTACCCGCGGCAAGTTGCGGGATGCGGCGACGATCTTCGACGAGAATGCTGCGTTGCTGTTATGCGCCGATCCGGACTGGGCAACCGCCTTGCGCGCGCATCGCTGGCGGGATGCCTTGCTGGACCAGCGCGGTGCCGTGGGACGCTCGGTGCAGATCTTCCTGTTTGGTCACGCCATCATGGAAAAACTGGTTACCCCGTACAAGGCCATCACGGCGCATACCTGGGGCGTGCCGGTGCAGCCGGCGTTTTTTACGCTTTCGGCGCCGCAGCAACGCGCATGGATCGATGAAGCAGTGACGCGGCAATTGCAGGGGGGATTTGCGACCGGCGACTTCACGCCCTTGCCGGTGCTGGGTGTGCCTGGCTGGTGGGCGGGGCAGGACGAGGCGTTCTATGCCGATGCCCAGGTATTTCGTCCGCCACGGCGCGCGGCATGA
- the pyrC gene encoding dihydroorotase: MPTPANLPQSITITRPDDWHLHLRDGAVLADVLPHTARQFARAIVMPNLKPPVTTTELAGAYRTRILAALPAGLQFEPLMVLYLTDNTPPDEIRRAKDSGFIHALKLYPAGATTNSDAGVTDLTKCYKTLEVMQEVGLPLLVHGEVTDPAVDVFDREAVFIERVMQPLRRALPELKVVFEHITTRDAAEYVAAADRFVGATITAHHLLYNRNEIFKGGIRPHYYCLPILKREEHRQALVKAATSGNPKFFLGTDSAPHPKGLKEHACGCAGCYTALHALELYAQAFAAAGALDRLEAFASFNGPAFYGLPRNSGSVTLLREDWTLPAELPFGDSSLVPLNAGETMAWKLA, translated from the coding sequence ATGCCAACCCCAGCCAACCTTCCACAAAGCATTACCATCACCCGTCCCGACGACTGGCACCTGCACTTGCGCGACGGCGCCGTGCTTGCCGATGTCTTGCCGCATACGGCGCGCCAGTTTGCGCGCGCCATCGTCATGCCGAACCTGAAGCCGCCGGTGACCACCACCGAGCTTGCCGGCGCCTACCGCACGCGGATCCTGGCGGCGCTGCCGGCAGGGCTGCAATTCGAGCCGCTGATGGTGTTGTACCTGACGGACAATACCCCGCCCGATGAAATTCGCCGCGCCAAAGACAGCGGCTTCATCCATGCCCTGAAGCTGTACCCGGCCGGTGCCACTACCAACTCGGACGCCGGCGTGACCGATTTGACGAAATGCTACAAGACCCTGGAAGTCATGCAGGAAGTCGGCTTGCCGCTGCTGGTGCACGGCGAGGTGACCGATCCGGCGGTCGATGTATTCGACCGCGAGGCAGTCTTCATCGAGCGTGTCATGCAGCCCTTGCGCCGCGCCTTGCCGGAATTGAAAGTGGTGTTCGAACATATCACCACGCGCGACGCCGCCGAGTATGTCGCAGCGGCTGACCGCTTCGTTGGCGCTACGATCACGGCGCATCACCTGCTATACAATCGCAATGAAATTTTCAAGGGCGGCATCCGTCCGCATTATTACTGCCTGCCGATCCTGAAGCGTGAAGAGCATCGCCAGGCACTGGTCAAAGCCGCAACGTCGGGTAATCCAAAATTCTTCCTCGGCACCGATTCCGCGCCACATCCGAAGGGATTGAAGGAACATGCCTGCGGTTGTGCCGGCTGTTACACTGCCTTGCATGCGCTGGAACTGTACGCGCAAGCCTTTGCCGCCGCTGGCGCGCTGGACAGGCTGGAAGCCTTTGCCAGCTTCAATGGGCCGGCGTTTTATGGCTTGCCGCGCAATAGCGGCAGCGTGACGCTATTGCGCGAGGACTGGACCCTGCCGGCGGAATTGCCTTTTGGCGATTCGAGCCTGGTGCCGCTGAATGCCGGCGAGACGATGGCCTGGAAGCTGGCATAA
- a CDS encoding Glu/Leu/Phe/Val dehydrogenase, with product MPASHQIPSYLTQHDIGPWGVYLEQIDRVTPYLGTLAPLVETLKRPKLILAVDVPIRRDDGSIAHFEGYRVQHNTARGPGKGGVRFHQSVTLSEVMALSAWMTVKNAAVNVPYGGAKGGIRVDPKTLSRGELERMTRRYTSEIGIIIGPTKDIPAPDVNTNEQVMAWMMDTYSMNAGNTVSGVVTGKPVSLGGSLGRQAATGRGLYVVACEAATRRGLEIQGARIAIQGFGNVGSVAARLFTEAGAKVVAVQDHAGTVVRESGLDIGALLAHVGECGTVAGFAGADAVQEQDAFWATDCDILVPAALEQQITASNAQAIRASIIVEGANGPTTPAADDILHDKGVLIVPDVIANAGGVTVSYFEWVQDFSSFFWTEDEINQRLTRIMREAFAAVWQLAEDRKVSLRTAAFIVGCSRVLQAHEMRGLYP from the coding sequence ATGCCTGCTTCCCATCAAATCCCCAGTTACCTGACGCAGCACGACATCGGCCCGTGGGGGGTCTATCTCGAGCAGATCGATCGTGTCACACCCTACCTCGGCACGCTGGCGCCGCTGGTGGAAACCCTGAAGCGCCCCAAGCTGATCCTCGCAGTCGATGTGCCGATCCGGCGCGACGATGGCTCGATTGCGCATTTTGAGGGATACCGGGTGCAGCACAATACCGCGCGTGGTCCTGGCAAGGGCGGCGTGCGTTTTCACCAGAGCGTCACCCTGTCGGAAGTGATGGCGCTGTCGGCCTGGATGACGGTCAAGAATGCTGCCGTCAATGTGCCGTATGGCGGCGCCAAGGGCGGCATCCGGGTCGATCCGAAAACGCTCTCGCGCGGCGAACTCGAGCGCATGACGCGACGCTACACCAGCGAGATCGGCATCATCATCGGCCCGACCAAGGATATTCCGGCGCCGGACGTCAATACCAACGAACAGGTCATGGCGTGGATGATGGATACCTATTCCATGAATGCCGGCAACACGGTGTCGGGCGTGGTGACGGGCAAGCCGGTGTCGCTCGGCGGCAGCCTCGGTCGCCAGGCCGCCACCGGTCGGGGCCTCTACGTGGTGGCCTGCGAAGCCGCCACCCGGCGCGGATTGGAAATCCAGGGTGCGCGCATTGCCATCCAGGGCTTCGGCAATGTAGGCAGCGTCGCTGCGCGCCTGTTTACCGAGGCCGGCGCGAAGGTCGTCGCCGTGCAGGACCATGCCGGCACCGTGGTGCGCGAGAGCGGACTGGATATCGGCGCGCTGCTGGCGCACGTGGGCGAATGCGGTACGGTGGCCGGTTTCGCCGGCGCCGACGCCGTGCAAGAGCAGGATGCGTTCTGGGCAACCGATTGCGATATCCTCGTGCCTGCGGCGCTGGAGCAGCAGATCACCGCTTCCAATGCCCAGGCCATCCGCGCCAGCATCATTGTCGAAGGCGCCAATGGTCCGACGACGCCTGCCGCGGACGATATCCTGCATGACAAGGGCGTGCTGATCGTGCCCGACGTGATCGCCAACGCCGGTGGCGTGACCGTCAGCTATTTCGAATGGGTGCAGGATTTTTCCAGTTTTTTCTGGACCGAGGATGAAATCAACCAGCGCCTGACGCGCATCATGCGCGAAGCCTTCGCCGCCGTCTGGCAACTGGCCGAGGATCGCAAGGTCTCGCTGCGCACGGCCGCATTCATCGTTGGCTGCAGCCGCGTCTTGCAGGCGCACGAGATGCGCGGCCTGTACCCCTGA
- a CDS encoding ABC transporter ATP-binding protein/permease yields the protein MRRHANSEPAPTMPPGHQRRDWATIKTLVPYLWAYKGRVMLALVFLVGAKLANVGVPLVLKQLVDHLTPGVDQARALMIMPIGLLLAYGLLRLSTTLFTELREFVFARVTQRAVRTIALKVFRHLHSLSLRFHLNRQTGGMTRDIERGTRGVSSLVSYTLFSILPTLIEISLVIGYLAVQYDIWFSVITATALVTYIAFTVLVTEWRTNFRRNMNELDSKANTRAIDSLINYETVKYFGNEDVEARRYDQDYQRYENAAVKSQTSLSLLNTGQSLIIAAAVTLILWRATSGVIDGSMSLGDLVLVNAFMIQLYIPLNFLGVIYREIKQSMADMERLFRLLEQDREVADAPHARPLAVVGAEVRFEHVDFHYEKNRQILFDVDFTIAAGTTTAVVGHSGSGKSTLSRLLFRFYDVQSGRISIDGQELRDVTQASLRQAIGIVPQDTVLFNDTIEYNIAYGKPGASKEEIIAAARAAAIHDFIVSLPEGYDTMVGERGLKLSGGEKQRVAIARTLLKNPPILIFDEATSALDTKSEQAIQEQLHEIARNRTTLVIAHRLSTIADAAQILVLEHGRIVERGTHASLLAAQGAYAQMWARQQARKAPEADAGEVDTLDATDAVA from the coding sequence ATGCGACGCCACGCCAATTCCGAACCTGCTCCGACCATGCCCCCCGGCCACCAGCGCAGGGATTGGGCCACCATCAAAACGCTGGTGCCTTACCTGTGGGCCTACAAGGGAAGGGTGATGCTGGCGCTGGTTTTCCTGGTCGGCGCCAAGCTGGCCAATGTCGGTGTGCCGCTGGTGCTGAAGCAACTGGTTGACCACCTCACGCCCGGCGTGGACCAGGCGCGCGCGCTGATGATCATGCCGATTGGCCTGTTGCTGGCGTACGGCTTGCTGCGCCTGTCCACGACCTTGTTTACCGAATTGCGTGAATTCGTGTTTGCCCGGGTGACGCAGCGCGCGGTGCGCACCATCGCCCTGAAAGTGTTCCGTCACCTGCATTCGCTGTCGCTGCGCTTCCACCTGAACCGCCAGACCGGGGGCATGACGCGCGATATCGAGCGCGGCACGCGCGGCGTATCTTCCCTGGTGTCCTATACGCTGTTTTCCATCCTGCCGACCCTGATCGAAATCAGCCTCGTGATCGGCTACCTGGCGGTGCAATACGATATCTGGTTTTCCGTGATTACCGCCACAGCATTGGTCACCTATATCGCCTTCACCGTGCTGGTGACGGAATGGCGGACGAATTTTCGCCGCAACATGAACGAGCTGGATTCGAAAGCCAATACCCGGGCCATCGATTCCCTCATCAATTATGAAACGGTCAAGTACTTCGGCAACGAGGACGTGGAAGCCCGCCGCTACGACCAGGACTACCAGCGTTATGAAAACGCCGCGGTCAAGTCGCAGACGTCGCTATCGCTTCTGAATACGGGGCAGTCGCTGATCATTGCCGCGGCCGTCACCCTGATCCTGTGGCGTGCCACCAGCGGCGTGATCGACGGCAGCATGAGCCTGGGCGACCTGGTGCTGGTGAATGCCTTCATGATCCAGTTGTACATTCCCCTGAATTTCCTCGGCGTGATTTACCGCGAGATCAAGCAAAGCATGGCCGATATGGAGCGCCTGTTCCGCCTGCTCGAACAGGACCGCGAAGTGGCCGATGCCCCGCATGCCCGGCCGCTGGCGGTCGTCGGCGCCGAAGTGCGTTTCGAACATGTCGATTTCCATTACGAAAAGAACCGGCAGATTCTCTTCGATGTCGATTTCACCATCGCCGCCGGCACCACCACCGCCGTGGTCGGCCACAGCGGCTCCGGCAAATCGACCTTGTCACGCCTGCTGTTCCGTTTCTATGACGTTCAGTCCGGGCGCATCAGCATCGATGGCCAGGAGTTGCGCGACGTCACGCAAGCTTCGCTGCGCCAGGCCATCGGCATCGTGCCGCAGGATACGGTGCTGTTCAATGACACGATCGAATACAACATTGCCTACGGTAAGCCGGGCGCCTCGAAGGAGGAAATCATTGCTGCCGCAAGGGCCGCGGCGATTCATGACTTCATCGTGTCGCTGCCGGAGGGATACGACACCATGGTGGGCGAGCGCGGCCTGAAATTGTCGGGCGGCGAAAAGCAGCGCGTGGCGATTGCGCGCACCTTGCTGAAAAATCCGCCGATCCTGATTTTCGACGAGGCGACTTCGGCGCTCGACACCAAGTCCGAACAGGCGATCCAGGAGCAATTGCATGAAATCGCCAGGAACCGGACCACGCTGGTGATTGCACATCGCCTGTCGACCATTGCCGATGCTGCCCAGATCCTGGTGCTGGAGCATGGCAGGATCGTCGAGCGGGGCACGCACGCCAGCTTGCTGGCGGCGCAGGGGGCCTATGCGCAAATGTGGGCCCGGCAGCAGGCGCGCAAGGCGCCGGAGGCGGATGCCGGCGAAGTCGACACCCTGGATGCGACAGACGCTGTGGCATAA
- a CDS encoding acyl-CoA thioesterase, with translation MPSEHHTSLPAGKMPELRVMPRPSDVNINGDIFGGWIMAQVDIAGSLPAMRRANGRVATIAVNSFVFKHPVFIGDVLTFYADIVKVGRTSLTVNVEVYAERNQMQAETVKVTEATLTYVATDHERKPRPVPALDELSTPQPHP, from the coding sequence ATGCCAAGCGAACACCATACCTCACTGCCCGCCGGGAAAATGCCGGAGCTGCGCGTCATGCCCCGGCCCTCCGACGTCAACATCAATGGCGACATCTTCGGCGGCTGGATCATGGCGCAAGTCGATATTGCCGGCTCGCTGCCGGCCATGCGGCGCGCCAACGGCCGGGTCGCCACCATCGCCGTCAACTCCTTTGTCTTCAAACACCCGGTGTTCATTGGCGACGTGCTGACGTTTTATGCCGACATCGTCAAGGTGGGCAGGACATCGCTGACGGTCAACGTCGAAGTCTATGCCGAGCGCAACCAGATGCAGGCCGAAACCGTCAAGGTGACGGAAGCGACCCTGACGTACGTCGCCACAGATCATGAGCGCAAGCCGCGCCCCGTGCCGGCACTGGATGAACTGAGCACGCCCCAGCCGCACCCCTGA
- a CDS encoding long-chain-fatty-acid--CoA ligase: MDKFWLKSYPPEIPAEIDLGQYDSLAHLLEESFKKYAKRNAFVSMDKAITYAQVDAMSRKMGAWLQARGLQKGARVAIMMPNVLQYPVAMAAALRAGYIVVNVNPLYTPRELEHQLVDSGAEAIIILENFAHILQQVIGKTQVRHVVVASMGELLGGMKGLLVNFVVRHVKKMVPAYHLPGAVTFSKVLSDAARMSWRPVTVTQDDIAFLQYTGGTTGISKGATLLHRNVLANALQCDLWLGPGLNKAPKVEQISMICALPLYHIFALTSCFLLGTRVGAVNILIANPRDIPGFIKTLAKYPFNMIPAVNTLFNGLLNNAEFAKLDFSTLKISVGGGMAVQKAVADRWFNVTGCPIAEGYGLSETSPVVSCNLADAKEFTGTIGLPLPSTELTILDEDGKPVPLGQPGEIAVRGPQVMAGYWKRPDETAKVMTPDGFFKTGDIGVMDERGYVRIVDRKKDMILVSGFNVYPNEIEGVVAEHPGVLECACVGVADAHSGEAVKLYVVRKDPSLTVEQLMEYCKQQFTGYKRPKYIEFRDTLPKTNVGKILRRELRDEQKTV; encoded by the coding sequence ATGGACAAGTTCTGGCTAAAATCCTATCCACCTGAAATTCCCGCCGAGATCGATCTGGGGCAGTATGATTCCCTGGCCCACTTGCTGGAAGAGTCATTCAAGAAGTATGCGAAGCGTAATGCCTTTGTCAGCATGGACAAGGCGATCACGTATGCGCAAGTCGATGCCATGTCAAGGAAGATGGGGGCATGGCTGCAAGCCCGGGGGCTGCAGAAAGGCGCGCGCGTTGCCATCATGATGCCCAATGTCTTGCAATATCCGGTGGCGATGGCTGCGGCATTGCGGGCAGGTTACATCGTGGTCAATGTCAATCCTTTGTACACGCCGCGCGAACTGGAACATCAACTGGTCGACTCGGGTGCCGAAGCAATCATCATCCTGGAAAATTTTGCGCATATTCTGCAGCAAGTCATTGGCAAAACCCAGGTCAGGCATGTCGTGGTGGCCAGCATGGGCGAGTTGTTAGGCGGGATGAAGGGCCTACTGGTCAATTTCGTGGTGCGCCATGTCAAGAAAATGGTGCCGGCCTATCATTTGCCAGGGGCTGTTACTTTTAGCAAGGTATTGTCCGATGCGGCGCGCATGAGTTGGCGGCCAGTGACCGTGACGCAGGACGACATCGCCTTTCTGCAATATACCGGGGGTACGACAGGTATTTCCAAGGGGGCAACCCTGTTGCATCGCAACGTGCTGGCCAATGCCTTGCAATGCGATCTCTGGCTAGGGCCGGGTCTTAACAAGGCGCCGAAGGTGGAGCAAATCAGCATGATCTGTGCATTGCCGCTTTACCATATCTTTGCATTGACAAGCTGTTTCCTGTTGGGCACGCGCGTGGGTGCGGTCAATATCCTGATTGCCAATCCGCGCGACATTCCAGGCTTTATCAAGACCCTGGCAAAGTATCCCTTCAATATGATCCCGGCAGTAAATACCTTGTTCAATGGCTTGCTGAACAATGCGGAATTTGCCAAGCTTGATTTTTCAACGCTGAAGATCAGCGTGGGCGGCGGCATGGCTGTACAAAAAGCCGTCGCGGACCGCTGGTTCAATGTGACGGGCTGTCCGATCGCGGAAGGTTACGGCTTGTCGGAAACCTCGCCGGTCGTCAGCTGCAACCTGGCCGATGCCAAGGAATTCACCGGGACCATCGGCTTGCCCCTGCCTTCCACGGAACTGACCATCCTGGATGAGGATGGCAAGCCCGTGCCGTTGGGGCAGCCTGGCGAAATCGCCGTGCGCGGCCCGCAAGTCATGGCGGGATACTGGAAGCGGCCGGATGAAACCGCCAAGGTCATGACGCCTGACGGTTTTTTCAAGACGGGCGATATCGGCGTCATGGATGAACGTGGTTATGTGCGCATTGTCGATCGCAAGAAAGACATGATCCTGGTATCCGGGTTCAATGTGTACCCGAATGAAATCGAGGGCGTGGTGGCGGAGCATCCGGGCGTGCTGGAATGCGCCTGTGTGGGCGTGGCGGATGCGCATTCCGGCGAGGCGGTCAAGCTGTACGTGGTGCGCAAGGATCCATCGCTCACGGTCGAGCAACTGATGGAATACTGCAAGCAGCAGTTCACGGGGTACAAGCGGCCGAAATATATCGAGTTCCGCGATACGCTGCCAAAAACCAATGTAGGAAAGATTTTGCGGCGGGAGTTGCGCGACGAACAAAAAACAGTTTGA